A single genomic interval of Coccidioides posadasii str. Silveira chromosome 1, complete sequence harbors:
- the PHB2 gene encoding Prohibitin-2, subunit of the prohibitin complex (Phb1p-Phb2p) (BUSCO:351482at4751~EggNog:ENOG410PH8R~COG:O~BUSCO:11982at33183), producing the protein MADPRETWQRLQTALQQRGRGAGFGGFPGGRPGRAFGGIGALVALGLGGYVISNSLFNVDGGHRAIKYTRIGGVKKEIYNEGTHLRIPWFETPIIYDVRAKPRNVASLTGTKDLQMVNITCRVLSRPRVDALPQIYRTLGTDFDERVLPSIVNEVLKSVVAQFNASQLITQRENVARLVRDNLARRAARFNILLDDVSLTHLAFSPEFTAAVEAKQVAQQEAQRAAFLVDKARQEKQATIVRAQGEARSAQLIGEAIKKSRSYVELRKIENARNIAQILQEAGGRNKLYLDTEGLGLNVNAGADGADKS; encoded by the exons ATGGCAGATCCTCGTGAAACTTGGCAAAGATTGCAAACCGCTCTGCAGCAGCGGGGACGGGGAGCAGGATTCGGTGGATTCCCGGGAGGCAGACCAGGCCGAGCATTTGGGGGAATTGGAGCGTTGGTAGCGCTGGGTCTTGGAGGATACGTGATATCGAATTCCCTATTTAACG TTGACGGTGGTCACCGCGCGATCAAGTATACGAGAATAGGTGGTGTGAAGAAAGAGATCTACAATGAAG GAACACATCTACGTATCCCGTGGTTCGAGACGCCCATCATCTACGATGTCCGCGCAAAACCCCGCAATGTTGCTTCTCTCACTGGAACCAAAGATTTGCAGATGGTGAACATTACCTGTCGTGTGCTCTCACGGCCGCGGGTTGATGCACTGCCCCAAATCTACCGTACCCTTGGGACAGATTTCGATGAGAGAGTCCTCCCATCCATTGTTAACGAAGTTCTTAAGAGCGTTGTAGCCCAATTCAACGCCAGCCAACTTATCACCCAACGTGAGAATGTTGCCAGACTCGTCCGTGATAATCTTGCCAGACGTGCTGCTCGCTTCAATATCCTTCTCGATGATGTTTCGTTGACG CATCTTGCGTTCTCGCCAGAATTTACTGCAGCCGTCGAAGCCAAGCAAGTCGCACAGCAAGAGGCTCAACGAGCCGCTTTCCTCGTTGACAAAGCCCGACAAGAGAAACAAGCCACTATCGTCCGCGCACAGGGTGAAGCCCGCTCCGCCCAACTTATCGGCGAGGCCATCAAGAAGAGCAGAAGCTACGTCGAACTCAGGAAAATCGAGAACGCCCGCAACATTGCCCAGATCCTTCAAGAAGCTGGTGGACGAAATAAATTGTATTTGGATACTGAAGGATTAGGGTTGAATGTCAATGCCGGTGCTGATGGTGCCGATAAGTCTTAA
- a CDS encoding uncharacterized protein (EggNog:ENOG410PMBW~COG:A~BUSCO:13871at33183), with protein sequence MAPERTGKSVFLGNIPYTLTEEQVKDILSSAGTVTKFRLMVNPETGKPKGYGFADFADADAAASAVRNLNDYEIMGRKIRVDWPHNNEKDSVPLDYSQQGQASAAGQDGQPGYQGQAPLLPSLPPGTDLPPNLTCPNAISQTLSTLPAPQLLDVLSQMKSLVVADPARATELLRQAPQLAYAIFQALLLMNLVDYSTLGAVVEQATTPQPPAPQAQPASHIPPQFQPYPPIPGQVSTPPIHSTPFAPPPPPQPQPQTQPPLQAQIPGQEELLQQVLSMPQATIDALPPAERSQIMLLRQQLLQGGMR encoded by the exons ATGGCGCCAGAGAGGACTGGGAAAAGCGTTTTCCTAGGGAATATCCCCTACA CTCTCACTGAAGAACAGGTTAAAGACATTCTCAGCTCTGCTGGCACCGTCACGAAGTTCAGGTTGATGGTAAACCCCGAAACGGGAAAGCCAAAAGGATACGGCTTTGCAGACTTTGCAGATGCAGATGCCGCGGCTTCGGCGGTTCGAAACTTGAACGATTATGAAATTATGGGTCGCAAAATAAGGGTTGACTGGCCACATAACAACGAGAAAGACTCCGTGCCTCTTGACTACTCGCAACAGGGTCAAGCGAGCGCAGCAGGCCAAGATGGACAACCAGGATACCAGGGACAAGCTCCTCTATTGCCATCTCTTCCGCCAGGTACCGACTTGCCTCCGAATCTCACATGTCCGAATGCGATCTCCCAGACCTTATCAACGCTTCCTGCGCCTCAGCTGCTCGATGTTCTCTCGCAAATGAAATCATTAGTTGTGGCCGATCCAGCTCGGGCCACCGAGCTTTTGAGACAGGCGCCGCAGCTTGCTTACGCTATATTCCAAGCGCTTCTGCTCATGAACCTGGTTGATTACAGTACCCTTGGGGCTGTCGTTGAACAGGCTACAACACCTCAACCTCCAGCTCCACAGGCTCAGCCAGCCTCCCATATTCCACCACAATTCCAGCCATATCCTCCGATTCCAGGCCAGGTATCCACTCCACCCATCCATAGTACCCCATtcgctccaccaccaccaccccaGCCTCAACCCCAAACCCAACCACCATTGCAAGCTCAGATACCAGGACAAGAAGAGCTCTTGCAACAAGTTTTGAGCATGCCACAGGCCACCATTGATGCTCTGCCCCCCGCGGAACGGAGTCAAATAATGCTCTTGCGACAACAGTTACTGCAAGGAGGAATGAGATAG
- a CDS encoding uncharacterized protein (SECRETED:SignalP(1-20)~EggNog:ENOG410PN89~COG:S), translating to MKFALLTTVFTALCAPSILALPLEARNTTSIAPNTNRSTTRVTDVDVLQFALTLEHLESVFYRQGLSRFTRADFIRAGFPVSFFNQLQFVARDEASHVVFLQRALTGLGVRPVSACRYNFPFTDVRSFVGLASVLEGIGVSAYLGGAPLISNKDFLGAAGAILAAEGVHQSLFRNSLNLIASANIAGTAINPNAIFSLASAFIVSCPRGNPALPFTAFPSLSPRGGSLFGVNTLSRFVIGRGIVIPPVFFITFVSGFDIISIPGVFSGGFYSGRIPRQISGQSFVFLTRTAARGTLVESTILAGPAIIEVNPTIPNLNLLI from the exons ATGAAGTTTGCCCTGCTTACCACCGTTTTCACGGCGCTTTGCGCCCCGAGCATTCTCGCTCTGCCCTTGGAGGCTCGTAATACCACGAGTATCGCCCCGAATACAAACCGAAGCACTACTCGTGTGACCGATGTTGACGTCCTTCAGTTTGCTCTCACG CTTGAGCATCTTGAAAGCGTTTTCTATAGGCAGGGTCTATCCCGCTTCACTCGGGCTGATTTCATCCGCGCCGGTTTCCCTGTCAGCTTTTTTAATCAGTTGCAGTTTGTTGCGAGGGATGAAGCGTCCCACGTGGTGTTCCTGCAGAGGGCACTCACTGGCCTTGGCGTCCGACCAGTTTCGGCATGTCGCTACAACTTCCCATTCACAGATGTCCGCTCCTTCGTTGGCCTTGCATCTGTTCTTGAGGGCATCGGTGTCTCCGCTTACCTTGGTGGAGCGCCTCTGATCTCCAACAAAGATTTCCTCGGTGCTGCTGGTGCTATCCTTGCTGCCGAAGGAGTGCACCAATCCCTTTTCCGCAACTCCTTGAACCTGATTGCATCGGCAAACATTGCTGGCACCGCCATTAATCCCAACGCCATCTTCAGTCTTGCTAGTGCTTTTATCGTCTCTTGTCCTCGTGGAAATCCTGCTCTTCCGTTCACTGCATTCCCCTCGTTGAGCCCAAGAGGTGGTAGCCTCTTCGGTGTTAACACTCTCTCAAGATTCGTCATCGGCCGTGGCATTGTCATTCCGCCTGTCTTCTTTATCACTTTCGTCAGTGGCTTCGATATCATCAGTATTCCCGGAGTTTTCTCTGGCGGTTTCTACTCTGGACGTATCCCACGACAAATTTCCGGACAATCATTCGTCTTCCTCACCAGAACCGCGGCTAGAGGAACCCTTGTGGAGAGTACCATCCTTGCTGGTCCAGCTATTATCGAAGTCAACCCTACAATTCCCAACCTCAATCTGCTCATCTAA
- the RMT2 gene encoding Arginine N-methyltransferase 2 (EggNog:ENOG410PI10~COG:E~BUSCO:7513at33183), which yields MELSDEQLGALDVDIDVQEVLLAAAQHDISRMRELIQSYDKPGNPVNVKDPETGYTPLHAAIAACEPDSEEPDERQEANGLGNTPNRLPKVDSSDVLESGGEMIKFLLQEGGIWNDLDANDETPGCMAKRMGLDALYQLMVDAGVRAEMLLNRLNEYAPLQDDDEEIDDDNPSTEGAPGQTEVQQPNEQAATAQEGNTATAQEPDVTSSRYLQSNLTFTDNHLLDQDQNGVMMSWESDIMERSAKSILPEAGLRVLNIGHGMGIVDDIFQSLQPAVHHIVEAHPAVVTEMKRKGWHERPGVVIHEGKWQDILPELVNEGQTFDAIYYDTFAESYSDFRDFFSEQVIGLLDMNGKWSFFNGMGADRQISYDVYQKVVEMDLLEAGFDVDWEEIGVPSLEGEWNGVRRRYWVVDSYRLPVCRYLD from the coding sequence ATGGAATTAAGCGATGAGCAACTGGGGGCCCTGGATGTGGATATTGACGTCCAAGAGGTTCTGTTGGCTGCAGCACAGCATGACATCTCGCGGATGCGAGAACTGATTCAATCCTACGACAAACCCGGCAACCCAGTGAATGTGAAGGATCCAGAAACAGGATACACCCCTCTTCATGCGGCGATTGCTGCTTGCGAGCCTGACTCAGAAGAGCCCGATGAGAGACAAGAAGCCAACGGATTGGGAAATACCCCTAACCGCTTACCTAAAGTGGACTCATCAGACGTCCTTGAATCTGGTGGTGAAATGATCAAGTTTCTCCTTCAAGAGGGCGGCATTTGGAACGATTTGGATGCCAACGACGAAACCCCTGGATGCATGGCAAAGAGAATGGGGCTGGATGCTCTATACCAATTAATGGTCGACGCAGGGGTGCGAGCTGAAATGCTCCTCAACAGGCTAAATGAGTATGCGCCACTGCaggacgacgacgaagagATCGACGATGACAATCCGTCAACAGAGGGTGCTCCAGGACAAACTGAGGTACAGCAGCCAAATGAGCAAGCTGCAACTGCACAAGAAGGCAACACAGCGACTGCGCAAGAGCCGGATGTAACCAGCTCTCGATACCTCCAGTCAAATCTAACTTTCACCGACAACCACCTCCTAGATCAAGATCAGAATGGTGTCATGATGTCATGGGAATCAGATATCATGGAGCGGTCAGCAAAATCTATCCTTCCAGAAGCTGGGCTGCGAGTGCTCAACATTGGTCATGGCATGGGGATTGTCGATGACATCTTTCAGAGTCTCCAGCCCGCCGTCCACCACATTGTTGAAGCTCATCCAGCGGTAGTGACGGAaatgaaaaggaaaggaTGGCATGAGAGACCAGGTGTGGTCATCCATGAGGGCAAATGGCAAGATATTCTACCTGAGCTGGTGAATGAGGGACAAACCTTTGACGCTATCTATTATGATACCTTCGCTGAATCCTATTCGGACTTTCGAGATTTCTTCTCGGAGCAAGTTATAGGGCTGCTGGACATGAACGGCAAATGGAGCTTTTTCAACGGAATGGGAGCGGATAGGCAAATCAGCTACGATGTATATCAGAAAGTTGTCGAAATGGACCTCCTTGAAGCTGGTTTCGATGTCGATTGGGAGGAAATAGGTGTTCCATCTTTGGAGGGAGAATGGAATGGCGTGCGGAGGAGATATTGGGTCGTAGATAGCTATAGGTTGCCAGTATGTCGGTATCTGGACTGA
- a CDS encoding uncharacterized protein (EggNog:ENOG410PHQM~COG:L), with translation MSSPASSRRRGRATRGSAISTPDRATPSAARRRMEDAVPSSSPMFFQSSPVAARQSSSANEGARMDRSSPMRVPSDMDDGQATPRASRQTVADSSPIRYMSSSSPTRVNNRQSRTTDIPTSSSGLFVRSSQTNNFSDATNLNTRRGGLNSDAFASSAARRRVFVDERGMPVRNGDPQSETTFSNIHPDTSEADALGGNSTRIIWGTNISIQDAMSSFKSFLYNYTRKYRMWADGATEEDTRAIGAIADEKEYIILLNDMLQLGVTGLNLDIRNLKAYPPTTKLWHQVQAYPQEIIPIMDQCVRDVISELAVKEMEAMRAQQTSQRRQPRAVNQSSEPGNAADQEMQAEIPNMLAEVQTKTFKVLPFGMDNAVNMRDLDPGDMDKLISIKGLVIRATPIIPDMKEAFFRCDVCQHSVKVDIEHGKIAEPTRCPRQICDSQNSMQLIHNRCTFADKQVIKLQETPDSVPDGQTPHSVSLCAYDELVDVCKAGDRVEITGIFRCNPVRVNPRQRTTKALFKTYVDVLHVQKVDRKKLGIDASTVEQELSEQIAGEVEQVRKISQEEEEKIRATASRPDIYELLARSLAPSIYEMDDVKKGILLQLFGGTNKTFEKGGSPRYRGDINVLLCGDPSTSKSQILQYVHKIAPRGIYTSGKGSSAVGLTAYVTRDPESRQLVLESGALVLSDGGVCCIDEFDKMNEATRSVLHEVMEQQTVSIAKAGIITTLNARTSILASANPIGSKYNPNLPVPQNIDLPPTLLSRFDLVYLVLDRIDEQNDRRLAKHLVGMYLEDTPENASTEEILPVEFLTSYITYAKANISPQLTPAAGEALTNAYVEMRKLGDDIRSAERRITATTRQLESMIRLAEAHARMRLSEEVTASDVEEAVRLIRSALKQAATDQRTGLIDMSLLTEGTTAIDRRNRERMKKEILALVEELGGRGASGTRWAEAFRRFGEQSNVEVTAAEFTEAVRSLESEGLVNVVGDGARRSIRRVVGAL, from the exons ATGTCATCGCCTGCCTCTTCCCGCCGTCGTGGACGGGCTACCCGAGGATCCGCGATATCGACTCCTGATCGAGCCACCCCAAGCGCAGCACGACGACGAATGGAAGACGCTGTGCCATCGTCATCGCCGATGTTTTTCCAGTCGTCGCCTGTGGCTGCACGGCAGTCTTCAAGTGCCAACGAAGGCGCAAGGATGGACCGAAGCTCACCGATGAGAGTGCCATCGGACATggatgatggccaagcgaCACCACGGGCTAGTAGGCAAACTGTTGCAG ATTCCTCCCCGATTCGCTACATGTCCAGTTCTAGCCCTACTCGCGTAAATAACCGTCAAAGCCGAACAACAGACATCCCGACCAGCAGCAGCGGGCTTTTTGTTCGCTCGTCGCAGACGAACAATTTTTCGGACGCCACAAATCTCAACACTAGACGGGGTGGCCTTAATTCTGACGCTTTCGCTTCATCGGCTGCCAGACGTAGAGTATTTGTCGACGAGAGAGGGATGCCAGTTCGCAATGGCGACCCTCAATCAGAAACAACATTCTCAAATATACACCCAGATACATCGGAAGCAGATGCTCTCGGCGGAAATTCTACTCGTATCATTTGGGGCACGAATATCTCTATTCAAGATGCGATGTCTTCATTCAAAAGTTTTCTTTACAACTACACTCGGAAATACCGTATGTGGGCAGATGGTGCCACAGAAGAAGATACTCGTGCAATCGGTGCGATAGCTGATGAAAAAGAATATATAATCCTGTTGAATGACATGCTACAACTGGGAGTGACGGGCCTCAATCTGGACATACGAAACTTGAAAGCATATCCACCGACGACGAAGCTATGGCACCAAGTACAGGCATATCCGCAAGAAATCATCCCTATTATGGATCAGTGTGTGAGAGATGTGATATCGGAACTAGCTGTGAAGGAGATGGAGGCTATGCGAGCACAGCAAACGAGTCAAAGACGGCAACCAAGGGCCGTGAACCAGAGCTCGGAGCCTGGCAATGCCGCAGATCAAGAGATGCAAGCGGAAATTCCGAATATGCTCGCCGAAGTTCAGACAAAAACCTTCAAAGTCTTGCCGTTTGGTATGGACAACGCAGTTAACATGAGAGACTTGGACCCGGGAG ACATGGACAAACTTATCAGCATCAAAGGGCTTGTAATTCGAGCAACCCCAATTATCCCTGATATGAAAGAAG CTTTCTTCCGCTGCGATGTCTGTCAACACAGCGTTAAAGTCGACATCGAGCATGGTAAAATTGCTGAACCGACTAGATGCCCACGACAAATTTGTGACTCTCAAAATTCGATGCAACTCATCCATAACCGGTGTACGTTCGCCGATAAACAAGTTATCAAACTTCAAGAAACACCTGATTCGGTTCCTGATGGCCAAACTCCGCACTCAGTGTCGCTGTGTGCGTATGACGAATTGGTTGACGTTTGTAAAGCTGGTGATCGTGTTGAAATAACTGGGATTTTCCGCTGCAACCCGGTGAGGGTCAACCCGCGTCAGCGAACGACCAAAGCTCTATTTAAGACATATGTCGATGTTTTGCATGTCCAAAAGGTTGACCGCAAAAAGCTCGGAATCGACGCGTCTACCGTAGAGCAAGAACTCTCCGAGCAGATTGCGGGTGAAGTTGAGCAAGTGAGGAAGATCTCgcaggaagaggaggaaaagaTCAGGGCTACAGCTTCTAGGCCTGATATCTATGAACTTCTCGCAAGATCCCTTGCTCCAAGTATATACGAGATGGACGACGTAAAAAAGGGAATATTACTCCAGCTTTTTGGCGGGACAAATAAAACTTTTGAAAAGGGTGGAAGTCCACGATATCGTGGAGATATCAACGTGTTGTTGTGCGGGGACCCATCGACGTCAAAGTCTCAGATCCTGCAATATGTCCACAAAATTGCACCCAGAGGCATTTATACCAGTGGTAAAGGATCATCAGCTGTTGGTCTGACAGCATATGTTACGCGGGATCCAGAATCAAGGCAGTTAGTTCTCGAATCAGGTGCCCTTGTTCTTTCAGACGGGGGCGTTTGCTGCATTGATGAATTTGACAAAATGAACGAGGCTACGCGGTCTGTGCTACATGAAGTTATGGAACAACAGACTGTGTCCATAGCAAAAGCAGGGATCATCACAACACTGAACGCAAGAACCAGTATTCTTGCTTCTGCTAATCCAATCGGAAGCAAGTACAATCCAAACTTACCCGTTCCTCAAAATATCGATTTACCGCCGACTCTCCTATCACGATTTGACTTGGTGTATCTAGTGTTGGACCGGATTGACGAACAGAATGATCGTCGCCTGGCGAAACATTTGGTGGGAATGTACCTTGAGGATACTCCCGAGAATGCCAGCACTGAGGAGATATTG CCGGTTGAATTCCTCACCAGCTACATTACTTACGCAAAAGCCAACATATCCCCCCAGTTGACACCAGCTGCAGGTGAGGCGCTCACAAATGCATATGTCGAAATGCGCAAGCTTGGAGATGACATCCGATCTGCCGAACGCCGTATCACCGCAACCACGCGTCAGCTTGAATCCATGATCCGACTCGCAGAAGCTCATGCGCGAATGCGACTATCCGAAGAGGTCACAGCCTCTGACGTCGAAGAGGCCGTACGGCTAATCCGTTCCGCCCTCAAACAAGCTGCAACAGATCAGCGCACGGGTCTGATCGATATGAGTCTGCTGACCGAAGGAACAACAGCGATCGATCGGCGCAACAGagagaggatgaagaaggaAATACTCGCGTTGGTGGAAGAGCTAGGGGGCCGTGGTGCATCCGGGACGAGATGGGCAGAGGCGTTTAGAAGGTTTGGGGAGCAGAGTAATGTCGAAGTCACAGCAGCTGAGTTTACGGAAGCGGTGCGCTCCTTGGAGTCGGAGGGTTTGGTCAATGTGGTGGGCGACGGCGCGAGAAGAAGCATTCGACGGGTTGTTGGGGCGTTGTGA